The Halarchaeum grantii sequence GCCCGGATCCATCTGCCGCAGATGTATATCCCGACTCAAAGATTTGGTCTCGGTCCGCTGGCTCAATACCGGGCCCAGTGTCCTCAACCGCGAATCCATCTTCCGTCGATTCAACGAAAGCCGTGATATCGTCCCCACCGTGTGTGATCGCATTCGTAAAGAGGTTCTCCAAGAGTTGCTGGAGTCGATTCTGGTCTGCCTGAAACTCACAGGAGCTCTTCACCTGCAGATCAGCGTCAGCAGTCGCAACGTGCTCCCACGCAACTCTCGCAGCCGTCGCAAGATTGACCTTTGTAAGGGAGTTGATCTCCTCTCCTTGCCGCGCAAGTGTTGACAGCTCATCCACGAGTTGATCCATTCGCTCAAGTGCGCTCTCAACACGACCAAATGCCTCATCATCACCGGCACGGCCAAGGTCAAGATACCCCTGAGCGACCGTAAGCGGATTCTGCAGATCATGTGAAATCACACTCGCAAAACGCTCCAGCCGCTCATTCTGCTCCATCAGCTGTGCCTCCCGTTCCGCACGCTCTAACGCGGTATTAATATTCGCCGCGAGAATCCTCGCTAGCGAATAATCAGTCTCGGCAAACGCATCACGAGTCGTTGAGCCAATCATCATGACGCCCCAGTCACCGAGAGGGAGAATCAACTCACTCGCGATCAGCGACGTCGGGTTATATGCATCCGGATGCTCCGCCACGTTCTGAATGAGTTGCGACTCTCCCGTTTCGAAGACGGTCCATGCAATCGCCTCACCACGAGGGAAACTTGGTGGATCGGAGAGCGATCCGTCAGCGGTCGTA is a genomic window containing:
- a CDS encoding sensor histidine kinase, which gives rise to MIQLIEGVFKPYLLFTHTITVATLTGLGVGVYDSRRRRHRRQLQDENTKITALLENSSDCIAEIEFIHQDPMIQAVNPAFERTFGFEEEDIQGRSIDELIVPPSLQDSASGISQRAHAYEQFEESEICRQTASGELRMFRLQAIPLRTNTTETDGYAVYTDITDEYRYNEQLTALHETTRNLLMADSTTTVVEDAVNATTDLFQFDFAGIYQYDSETDHLVPEAYTTADGSLSDPPSFPRGEAIAWTVFETGESQLIQNVAEHPDAYNPTSLIASELILPLGDWGVMMIGSTTRDAFAETDYSLARILAANINTALERAEREAQLMEQNERLERFASVISHDLQNPLTVAQGYLDLGRAGDDEAFGRVESALERMDQLVDELSTLARQGEEINSLTKVNLATAARVAWEHVATADADLQVKSSCEFQADQNRLQQLLENLFTNAITHGGDDITAFVESTEDGFAVEDTGPGIEPADRDQIFESGYTSAADGSGLGLTIVKEIADAHNWSISITEGRDGGARFEVAVDDRMHD